One genomic segment of Lysobacter sp. 5GHs7-4 includes these proteins:
- the rne gene encoding ribonuclease E: protein MKRMLINATQAEELRVAIVDGQNLYDIDIEQPAKEQKKSNIYKGRITRLEPSLEAAFVEYGAERHGFLPLKEISRDYFQAGVDHNKAGLRELLREGQEVVVQVDKEERGNKGAALTTFISLAGRYMVLMPNSPTAGGVSRRIEGDDRAALKEAMDKLAIPDDMGVIIRTAGVGRDAEELQWDLDYLLQVWKSIAEGALSKPSPFLIYQESRLIIRALRDYMRPDIGEILVDTDEMYAEARDFVEQVMPHNLRKLKKYGDDTPLFNRFQIESQIENAYERTVRLPSGGALVIDQTEALTAVDVNSARATKGGDIEETAFNTNLEAAEEVARQMRLRDLGGLVVIDFIDMSSNRHQREVENRLQNALKQDRARVQIGRISRFGLLELSRQRLRPSLGESSQLVCPRCDGHGRMRSVESLSLSILRVAEEHAMKENTGQVLVQAPTEIANYLLNEKRRALSEIEQRHDSPIVIVADEQLETPHYEVTRIRENELGEESSKPSYQRGTPRKLPTHALTKAHLNIPDAPMVTNVKPAQPAPMREPREEPAVVAAPAPVAVAAPQVGLFGRLINLFRGAPAAPAAPAPAARAQDGRGRNERNDRNGGRRDGRNEGRNGKGGRDGGRRDEQRRDKPQGQQQGQGGKQDGGKQEQQPNRGKQEQQAKQQQPQNPPKQQQQPKPPKQPQGQADERANNAAQPQQAQANNAPRPPREPKPAQPQPSPKADTDALTVPAVAAAVALPAVAAATGEAVAAEEAIKREAAVNTSNENGANGDEAAGEGGGRRRRGRRGGRRRRRGAGEAGAAGEAQLHDDVLSDDEDEASDEPGATPIAAAHRSQPEFDFDDDTSAPAKPAPVSAAPSAVAAAAPVAAVAAAPVVNKAVFEAREPARFDAVAERAEPTQATAVAPVASAPAAIESAAIESAPVEPALSAAVAAEPVATQPAVTAPAVAAPVVEPTPAAAAAEAIAPVAAAAPAAAASVDADAPKAYTADKPYEAPKAYESPKAYEAPKAYEAPKAYEAPKPVVTAPQYAQPAPKAEEAAAPAALVETEVVAPEVVEAELVPQPVTVEDTVVETPAVVPAVNVEPTATGNGDADKRSEAAPSVPHTASLFDPVPQPTRPAPAPADAAVEGQAEGTSDEDRSQRG, encoded by the coding sequence ATGAAGCGCATGCTGATCAATGCGACGCAGGCGGAAGAACTGCGCGTCGCGATCGTCGACGGCCAGAACCTGTACGACATCGACATCGAACAACCGGCCAAGGAACAAAAGAAGTCCAACATCTATAAAGGCCGCATCACCCGCCTCGAGCCCTCGCTCGAAGCGGCGTTCGTGGAATACGGCGCCGAGCGCCACGGCTTTTTGCCGCTGAAGGAAATCTCCCGCGACTACTTCCAGGCCGGCGTCGACCATAACAAGGCCGGCCTACGCGAACTGCTGCGCGAAGGCCAGGAAGTGGTGGTCCAGGTCGACAAGGAAGAGCGTGGCAACAAGGGCGCCGCCCTGACCACGTTCATCTCCCTGGCCGGCCGCTACATGGTGCTGATGCCGAACTCGCCCACCGCCGGCGGCGTCTCGCGCCGCATCGAGGGCGACGACCGCGCCGCCCTCAAGGAGGCGATGGACAAGCTGGCCATCCCCGACGACATGGGCGTGATCATCCGCACCGCCGGCGTCGGCCGCGACGCCGAAGAGCTGCAGTGGGATCTGGACTACCTGCTGCAGGTCTGGAAGTCGATCGCCGAGGGCGCCCTGAGCAAGCCCTCGCCGTTCCTGATCTACCAGGAATCGCGCCTGATCATCCGCGCCCTGCGCGACTACATGCGCCCGGACATCGGCGAGATCCTGGTCGACACCGACGAGATGTACGCCGAAGCGCGCGATTTCGTCGAACAGGTGATGCCGCACAACCTGCGCAAGCTGAAGAAGTACGGCGACGACACCCCGCTGTTCAACCGCTTCCAGATCGAGTCGCAGATCGAGAACGCCTACGAGCGCACCGTGCGCCTGCCCTCCGGCGGCGCCTTGGTGATCGACCAGACCGAGGCCCTGACCGCGGTGGACGTGAACTCGGCGCGCGCCACCAAGGGCGGCGACATCGAGGAAACCGCGTTCAACACCAACCTGGAGGCGGCCGAGGAGGTCGCGCGCCAGATGCGCCTGCGCGACCTGGGCGGACTGGTGGTGATCGACTTCATCGACATGTCGTCCAACCGCCACCAGCGCGAGGTCGAGAACCGCCTGCAGAACGCGCTCAAGCAGGACCGCGCGCGCGTCCAGATCGGCCGCATCTCGCGTTTCGGCCTGCTCGAACTCAGCCGCCAGCGCCTGCGCCCGTCGCTGGGCGAGTCCAGCCAGCTGGTCTGCCCGCGCTGCGACGGCCACGGCCGCATGCGCAGCGTCGAGTCGCTGTCGCTGTCGATCCTGCGCGTGGCCGAAGAGCACGCGATGAAGGAGAACACCGGCCAGGTGCTGGTACAGGCGCCGACCGAGATCGCCAACTACCTGCTCAACGAGAAGCGTCGCGCGCTCAGCGAGATCGAGCAGCGCCACGATTCGCCGATCGTGATCGTCGCCGACGAGCAGCTGGAGACCCCGCACTACGAGGTCACCCGCATCCGCGAAAACGAGCTGGGCGAAGAATCCAGCAAGCCCAGCTACCAGCGCGGCACCCCGCGCAAGCTGCCCACGCACGCCCTGACCAAGGCCCATCTGAACATCCCCGATGCGCCGATGGTGACCAACGTCAAGCCGGCCCAGCCCGCGCCGATGCGCGAGCCGCGCGAGGAGCCGGCGGTGGTCGCCGCGCCGGCGCCGGTCGCCGTGGCCGCGCCGCAGGTCGGCCTGTTCGGCCGCCTCATCAATCTGTTCCGTGGCGCCCCCGCCGCTCCCGCCGCGCCGGCCCCGGCCGCGCGTGCGCAGGACGGCCGTGGCCGTAACGAGCGCAACGACCGCAACGGCGGCCGCCGCGACGGCCGCAACGAAGGCCGCAACGGCAAGGGCGGCCGCGACGGCGGTCGCCGCGACGAGCAGCGCCGCGACAAGCCGCAGGGCCAGCAACAGGGCCAGGGCGGCAAGCAGGACGGCGGCAAGCAGGAGCAGCAGCCCAACCGCGGCAAGCAGGAACAGCAGGCTAAGCAACAGCAGCCGCAGAACCCGCCCAAGCAGCAGCAACAGCCCAAGCCGCCCAAGCAGCCGCAGGGTCAGGCCGACGAGCGCGCCAACAACGCCGCCCAGCCGCAGCAGGCGCAGGCCAACAACGCCCCGCGTCCGCCGCGCGAGCCCAAGCCGGCCCAGCCGCAGCCGTCGCCCAAGGCCGACACCGATGCGCTGACCGTGCCCGCGGTCGCCGCCGCCGTCGCCCTGCCCGCCGTCGCCGCCGCGACCGGCGAAGCGGTGGCCGCCGAGGAAGCGATCAAGCGCGAAGCCGCGGTCAACACCAGCAACGAGAACGGCGCCAACGGCGACGAAGCCGCGGGCGAAGGCGGCGGTCGCCGCCGCCGTGGCCGTCGCGGCGGTCGCCGCCGTCGTCGCGGTGCGGGCGAAGCCGGCGCCGCCGGCGAAGCGCAGCTGCACGACGACGTGCTCAGCGACGACGAGGACGAGGCCAGCGACGAGCCGGGCGCGACTCCGATCGCCGCCGCGCACCGCTCGCAGCCCGAGTTCGATTTCGACGACGACACCAGCGCCCCGGCCAAGCCGGCGCCCGTGTCGGCCGCGCCCAGCGCGGTCGCCGCGGCGGCACCGGTCGCCGCCGTCGCCGCCGCGCCGGTCGTCAACAAGGCCGTCTTCGAAGCCCGCGAGCCCGCGCGTTTCGACGCCGTCGCCGAGCGTGCCGAGCCGACGCAAGCCACGGCCGTCGCGCCGGTCGCCAGCGCCCCGGCCGCGATCGAATCGGCTGCGATCGAATCGGCCCCGGTCGAGCCTGCCCTCAGCGCAGCCGTCGCCGCCGAACCGGTCGCGACCCAGCCTGCCGTGACGGCGCCCGCCGTCGCTGCGCCGGTCGTGGAGCCGACACCGGCCGCCGCGGCCGCCGAAGCGATCGCTCCGGTCGCGGCTGCCGCTCCCGCAGCAGCCGCATCGGTCGATGCCGACGCGCCCAAGGCCTACACCGCCGACAAGCCGTACGAAGCACCCAAGGCTTACGAATCGCCGAAGGCCTATGAAGCGCCGAAGGCGTACGAAGCACCGAAGGCCTACGAAGCGCCCAAGCCGGTCGTGACCGCGCCGCAGTACGCCCAGCCCGCGCCCAAGGCCGAAGAAGCCGCGGCGCCCGCCGCCCTGGTCGAGACCGAAGTGGTCGCGCCCGAAGTGGTGGAAGCCGAGCTCGTGCCGCAGCCCGTGACCGTCGAGGACACCGTGGTCGAAACGCCGGCCGTGGTGCCCGCCGTCAATGTCGAGCCGACCGCCACCGGCAACGGCGACGCCGACAAGCGCAGCGAGGCCGCGCCGTCGGTGCCGCACACCGCCAGCCTGTTCGACCCGGTGCCGCAGCCGACGCGTCCCGCACCGGCCCCGGCCGACGCCGCCGTCGAAGGCCAGGCCGAAGGCACGTCGGACGAGGATCGCTCGCAGCGCGGCTGA
- a CDS encoding M28 family peptidase: MPQKTRIAVLALSLAIAACAQTAPIAPAAPPIRVDAATQPAAASWLADVVAISESNVAADRRSAIQRRLQGLGLQWRGVPFTAGEHSGENLLADVAGPADAPLLLLGAHSDKVEAGHGATDNASGSATVLALAERFKREPLRHHRVAVAFWDLEERGLLGAKAFVADGKLKPALYVNFDVFGWGNTLWMMTPDPNLPLVAATRAASDAATLGLSAGDKYPPSDHLAFVKAGWPAVSYSLIGAEEIPLILEAYAGKKPKHPAKVMQVIHNAADTVEQIDAVAAARGVDTIEQALRQWDAQSAP, encoded by the coding sequence ATGCCGCAAAAAACCCGCATTGCCGTGCTGGCCCTCAGCCTCGCCATCGCCGCTTGCGCGCAAACCGCGCCCATCGCGCCGGCTGCGCCTCCGATCCGCGTGGATGCCGCCACGCAGCCCGCCGCCGCGAGCTGGCTGGCCGACGTGGTCGCGATTTCCGAAAGCAACGTCGCCGCCGACCGTCGCAGCGCCATTCAGCGCCGCCTGCAAGGCCTGGGCCTCCAATGGCGCGGCGTGCCCTTCACCGCCGGCGAACACAGCGGCGAAAACCTGCTGGCCGATGTCGCCGGTCCGGCCGACGCGCCGCTGCTATTGCTGGGCGCGCACTCCGACAAGGTCGAGGCCGGCCACGGCGCCACCGACAACGCCTCCGGCAGCGCCACCGTGCTGGCCCTGGCCGAGCGCTTCAAGCGCGAGCCGCTGCGCCATCACCGCGTCGCGGTCGCCTTCTGGGATCTGGAAGAACGCGGCCTGCTCGGCGCGAAAGCCTTCGTCGCCGACGGCAAGCTCAAGCCCGCGCTGTACGTCAACTTCGACGTGTTCGGCTGGGGCAACACGCTGTGGATGATGACGCCCGATCCCAACCTGCCGCTGGTCGCCGCCACGCGCGCCGCCAGCGACGCCGCCACCCTGGGCCTGTCGGCCGGCGACAAATACCCGCCGTCGGATCACCTGGCCTTCGTCAAGGCCGGCTGGCCGGCGGTGTCGTACTCGCTGATCGGCGCCGAGGAAATCCCGCTGATCCTGGAGGCCTACGCCGGCAAGAAGCCCAAGCATCCGGCCAAGGTGATGCAGGTGATCCATAACGCCGCCGACACCGTCGAGCAGATCGACGCGGTCGCCGCCGCGCGCGGCGTCGATACCATCGAACAAGCCCTACGCCAGTGGGACGCGCAGTCCGCGCCGTAA
- a CDS encoding response regulator, with the protein MTIRVYLVDDHALVRTGMRMILSAETDIEVVGDAESGEIALPEIRKLLPDVVLCDLHLPGYSGLEVTERVVKGDHGTRVIIVSVLEDGPMPQRLLAAGASGYVNKGGDAAELLRAVRDVARGKRYLASAIAQNMALAKVDGGASPFDELSPREIEIALLLVQGLRQEEIAKRLSLSAKTVNTHKTRLFAKLAVVDTIALARLAGQYGLADPANAL; encoded by the coding sequence ATGACGATACGCGTTTACCTAGTCGACGATCATGCGCTGGTGCGAACCGGCATGCGCATGATCCTGTCGGCGGAAACCGACATCGAAGTGGTCGGCGACGCCGAGAGCGGCGAGATCGCGCTGCCGGAAATCCGCAAGCTGCTGCCCGACGTGGTGCTGTGCGATTTGCATCTGCCCGGCTACAGCGGGCTGGAAGTGACCGAGCGCGTGGTCAAGGGCGATCACGGCACGCGGGTGATCATCGTGTCGGTGCTGGAGGACGGGCCGATGCCGCAGCGCCTGCTCGCGGCCGGCGCTTCGGGGTACGTCAACAAGGGCGGCGATGCCGCCGAGCTGTTGCGCGCGGTGCGCGATGTCGCCCGCGGCAAGCGCTATCTGGCATCGGCGATCGCGCAGAACATGGCCCTGGCCAAGGTCGACGGCGGTGCCTCGCCGTTCGACGAGCTGTCGCCGCGCGAGATCGAAATCGCGTTGCTGCTGGTGCAGGGCCTGCGCCAGGAAGAGATCGCCAAGCGCTTGAGCCTGAGCGCCAAGACCGTCAACACGCACAAGACGCGTTTGTTCGCCAAGCTGGCGGTGGTCGACACGATCGCGCTGGCGCGGCTGGCCGGCCAGTATGGCTTGGCGGATCCGGCGAACGCGCTGTAG
- a CDS encoding RluA family pseudouridine synthase — MTSPANSAAGPGARTVRVPDDRDGQRLDNFLLGQLKGAPRSLIYKLVRSGQVRVNGGRAKAERKLEAGDEVRIPPVRLSEVGEKAAPPKGFMDALDAAIVYEDARLLALNKPSGVASHGGSGISFGAIETLRALRPGHTLELVHRLDRDTSGLLIVAKKRSALTEMQALMREDGGISKRYLALLTGRVPDGVMSVDAPLHIGLRQGGERHVQVHRDGKASLSHFKVLERRGGQSYCEVRIETGRTHQIRVHAQHIGHPVAGDDKYGEPEANKRLRDQAGLRRLFLHAATLEFALDGGRESYLLNAPLAPELIEVLDRLGG, encoded by the coding sequence ATGACCTCTCCAGCCAACTCCGCCGCGGGCCCGGGCGCCCGTACTGTCCGCGTGCCCGACGACCGGGACGGGCAGCGCCTGGACAATTTCCTGCTTGGGCAACTTAAGGGCGCACCCAGGTCATTGATCTACAAGCTGGTCCGCTCCGGACAGGTGCGGGTCAACGGCGGTCGCGCCAAGGCCGAACGCAAGCTGGAGGCGGGCGACGAGGTGCGGATTCCGCCGGTCCGTCTCAGCGAGGTCGGAGAAAAGGCGGCGCCGCCCAAGGGCTTCATGGACGCGCTGGACGCGGCGATCGTGTACGAGGACGCGCGCCTGCTGGCCCTGAACAAGCCCTCCGGCGTGGCCAGCCACGGCGGCAGCGGCATCAGTTTCGGCGCCATCGAGACCCTGCGCGCGCTGCGCCCCGGCCACACCCTGGAGCTGGTCCACCGACTGGACCGCGACACTTCGGGCCTGCTGATCGTGGCCAAGAAGCGCTCGGCGCTGACCGAGATGCAGGCGCTGATGCGCGAGGACGGCGGTATCAGCAAACGCTACCTGGCCCTGCTGACCGGGCGTGTGCCCGACGGGGTGATGAGCGTGGACGCGCCGCTGCACATCGGCCTGCGCCAGGGCGGCGAGCGCCACGTCCAGGTGCACCGCGACGGCAAGGCCTCGCTCAGTCATTTCAAGGTACTGGAGCGGCGCGGCGGACAGTCCTACTGCGAGGTCCGCATCGAGACCGGCCGCACCCACCAGATCCGCGTGCACGCCCAGCACATCGGCCATCCGGTGGCCGGCGACGACAAGTACGGCGAACCCGAGGCCAACAAGCGCCTGCGCGACCAGGCCGGGCTGCGGCGCTTGTTCCTGCACGCGGCGACGCTGGAGTTCGCGTTGGACGGCGGCCGCGAATCGTATCTGTTGAATGCGCCGCTGGCGCCGGAGTTGATCGAGGTGCTGGACCGGCTGGGCGGCTAA
- a CDS encoding phospholipase D-like domain-containing protein, protein MFHWLTGTFAHLAAAALAVLIYVLTTRVAQERRAPAAAIAWVIALALLPYLALPLYLAFGRRKLTRERVHTRALGSHPAHWAADLLVSYGLPAPAASRTRFDADGAAALAAVLALIESARQRLDVCSFILGRDEIGVRVLQALAAAQQRGVRVRLLLDGVGSLRADRGALRALRRSGAQVAFFRGLLERPDGAPRNLRNHRKFAIADGERLWSGGRNLAAEYFFDRPQAPAWLDLSFTVEGPVAADAADRFERDWRKALHQPQPPPAASRPVSALEPTTATAQFLPSGPELPEDSAQALLLAGGFRLRRRLLAVTPYFVPDDGLQLALKLAALRGIDVDVVLPARSNHRLADLARRRSMRELAAAGVRFWLHPRMLHAKAVVFDDDLAMCGSINLDLRSLFLNHEASVLFYGRDDIDWLARWVAARREESQAYAPRPAGVGADLLEGAVRAVAFQL, encoded by the coding sequence ATGTTCCACTGGCTGACGGGCACGTTCGCGCACTTGGCCGCCGCCGCGCTGGCGGTGCTGATCTATGTCCTGACCACACGCGTCGCGCAGGAGCGCCGCGCGCCCGCCGCCGCGATCGCCTGGGTGATCGCGCTGGCGCTGCTGCCCTACCTCGCCCTGCCGCTGTACCTCGCGTTCGGGCGCCGCAAGCTCACGCGCGAACGCGTGCATACGCGTGCGCTGGGCTCGCACCCGGCCCATTGGGCGGCCGACCTGCTGGTCTCCTACGGCCTGCCCGCGCCGGCTGCGTCGCGCACGCGCTTCGACGCCGACGGCGCGGCCGCGCTAGCCGCGGTGCTGGCCCTGATCGAGAGCGCACGGCAGCGCCTGGACGTGTGCAGCTTCATCCTCGGCCGCGACGAGATCGGCGTGCGCGTGCTGCAGGCGCTGGCCGCCGCGCAGCAACGCGGCGTGCGGGTGCGTCTGCTGCTGGACGGCGTCGGTTCGCTGCGCGCCGACCGCGGCGCCTTGCGCGCCTTGCGCCGCAGCGGCGCGCAGGTGGCGTTCTTCCGCGGCCTGTTGGAACGCCCGGACGGTGCGCCGCGCAATCTGCGCAACCACCGCAAGTTCGCCATCGCCGACGGCGAGCGCCTGTGGAGCGGCGGCCGCAATCTCGCCGCCGAGTACTTCTTCGACCGCCCGCAGGCGCCGGCCTGGTTGGACCTTTCGTTCACCGTCGAAGGCCCCGTCGCCGCCGACGCGGCCGACCGTTTCGAGCGCGATTGGCGCAAGGCCCTGCACCAGCCGCAGCCGCCGCCGGCCGCGTCGCGCCCGGTGTCCGCACTGGAGCCGACCACCGCCACCGCGCAGTTCCTGCCCAGCGGCCCGGAGCTGCCCGAGGACAGCGCCCAGGCGCTGCTGCTCGCCGGCGGTTTCCGCCTGCGGCGGCGTCTGCTCGCCGTCACGCCCTACTTCGTCCCCGACGACGGCCTGCAACTGGCGCTGAAACTGGCGGCCTTGCGCGGCATCGACGTCGACGTGGTGCTGCCGGCGCGCTCCAACCATCGTCTGGCCGATCTCGCCCGCCGTCGCTCCATGCGCGAACTCGCCGCCGCCGGCGTGCGCTTCTGGCTGCACCCGCGCATGCTGCACGCCAAGGCGGTGGTGTTCGACGACGACCTGGCGATGTGCGGTTCGATCAACCTCGACCTGCGCAGCCTGTTCCTCAATCACGAAGCCTCGGTGCTGTTCTACGGCCGCGACGACATCGACTGGCTGGCGCGCTGGGTCGCGGCGCGGCGCGAGGAATCGCAGGCGTACGCGCCGCGACCGGCGGGCGTGGGCGCCGACCTGCTGGAGGGGGCGGTGCGCGCGGTGGCGTTTCAGCTGTGA
- a CDS encoding isocitrate lyase/phosphoenolpyruvate mutase family protein, translating into MSDHAATFRRLHQDGLLLLANAWDAGSARLIESLGAKAVATTSAGLAWSNGYADGDFLPLDRLYAAVESIARAIRVPLTVDAEGGYSDDPATVGATIARLGTLGAVGINLEDGAGSPEALCAKLERIKSACAQAGVDVFVNVRTDIYLRGLAPEGERVAATLARAQRYRDAGADGLFVPGIQQHDDIAAVVAGTPLPLNVLARPGLPVAAELQQWGVRRLSAGSGLSQSLYARAAELASGFLRDGDSAPLSAQAMPYPQINALFDDR; encoded by the coding sequence ATGAGCGACCACGCCGCCACCTTCCGCCGCCTGCACCAGGACGGCCTGCTCCTGCTTGCCAACGCCTGGGACGCCGGCAGCGCGCGTCTGATCGAAAGCCTGGGCGCGAAAGCCGTCGCCACCACCAGCGCCGGCCTGGCCTGGTCCAACGGCTACGCAGACGGCGACTTTCTGCCCCTGGATCGCCTGTACGCCGCGGTCGAAAGCATCGCGCGCGCGATCCGCGTGCCGCTGACCGTGGACGCCGAAGGCGGTTACTCCGACGATCCCGCGACGGTCGGCGCGACGATCGCGCGGCTGGGCACGCTGGGCGCGGTCGGCATCAATCTGGAGGACGGCGCCGGCAGCCCCGAAGCGCTGTGCGCCAAGCTCGAACGGATCAAAAGCGCGTGCGCGCAGGCCGGCGTCGACGTGTTCGTCAACGTGCGCACCGACATCTACCTGCGCGGCCTGGCGCCCGAAGGCGAACGCGTGGCCGCCACCCTGGCACGCGCGCAGCGCTACCGCGATGCCGGCGCCGACGGCCTGTTCGTGCCCGGCATCCAGCAGCACGACGACATCGCCGCGGTCGTCGCCGGCACGCCGCTGCCGCTCAACGTGCTCGCGCGCCCCGGGCTGCCAGTCGCGGCGGAACTGCAGCAGTGGGGCGTGCGCCGCCTCAGCGCCGGTTCCGGCCTGAGCCAGAGCCTGTACGCGCGCGCCGCCGAACTCGCCTCCGGTTTCCTGCGCGACGGCGACTCCGCGCCGCTGTCGGCCCAGGCGATGCCCTACCCGCAGATCAACGCGCTGTTCGACGACCGCTGA